One Carassius gibelio isolate Cgi1373 ecotype wild population from Czech Republic chromosome A7, carGib1.2-hapl.c, whole genome shotgun sequence DNA window includes the following coding sequences:
- the LOC128016380 gene encoding mucin-5B — protein MEVQCRAKRYPEVPLSKLGQIVKCSTKDGLICLNKHQGLAQQCYDYEIRTFCCDENCRNITTSLLSTATTTVSSTSMHLPPSTTSVVQSSSTVTGISTDTSTTISTGRSSPTFSTSMPGTPVNTSTNLTSNTSTSLSTTTSTMHSVSPSVSSTKRFTEMSTPRVQNSPTGTSIPTTPSTITTPSPAFSTSMTSPLTKITLVQNSSSMTGITTTLTTKTSTDSSITSPTSTTLKAVTLTLTPGCNCHWSDWNDFGSPTAGPDGGEIVPIEKITDTYPTLCSALMEVQCRAKRYPEVPLSKLGQIVKCSTKDGLICLNKHQGLAQQCYDYEIRTFCCDENCRNITTSLLSTATTTVSSTSMHLPPSTTSVVQSSSTVTGISTDTSTTISTGRSSPTFSTSMPGTPVNTSTNLTSNTSTSLSTTTSTMHSVSPSVSSTKRFTEMSTPRVQNSPTGTSIPTTPSTITTPSPAFSTSMTSPLTKITLVQNSSSMTGITTTLTTKTSTDSSITSPTSTTLKAVTLTLTPGCNCHWSDWNDFGSPTAGPDGGEIVPIEKITDTYPTLCSALMEVQCRAKRYPEVPLSKLGQIVKCSTKDGLICLNKHQGLANFFNKKVYRNVNTKSPEFPHWYKHTHNSINNYNTFTSVLNQHDIATD, from the exons ATGGAAGTACAGTGTCGTGCAAAACGTTATCCTGAAGTTCCTCTTTCAAAACTTGGACAGATTGTGAAATGCAGTACGAAAGATGGTCTAATTTGCTTGAACAAACACCAAGGCCTTGCACAGCAATGCTACGACTATGAGATTAGAACATTCTGTTGTGATGAAAACTGTAGAAATATCACAACATCTTTACTAAGTACAGCTACTACAACAGTTTCATCAACAAGCATGCACTTACCACCTAGTACAACATCAGTGGTCCAAAGTTCCTCCACAGTTACAGGAATATCCACAGACACATCAACAACAATTTCTACTGGTAGATCTTCACCAACTTTTTCAACCAGCATGCCTGGAACCCCAGTTAATACATCAACAAACCTTACTTCCAACACAAGCACAAGTTTATCAACAACAACTTCCACGATGCATTCTGTCTCACCTTCAGTTTCTTCAACAAAAAGGTTTACAGAAATGTCAACACCAAGAGTCCAGAATTCCCCCACTGGTACAAGCATACCCACAACTCCATCAACAATTACAACACCTTCACCAGCGTTCTCAACCAGCATGACATCGCCACTGACTAAGATAACTTTGGTCCAAAATTCCTCCAGCATGACAGGCATAACTACAActctaacaacaaaaacatctacAGATTCATCAATAACGTCTCCAACATCCACAACATTGAAAGCAGTCACCCTTACTCTTACCCCTGGATGTAATTGTCACTGGTCAGATTGGAACGATTTTGGGAGCCCAACAGCAGGCCCAGATGGCGGTGAAATTGTACCTATTGAAAAAATAACTGACACTTATCCTACCTTATGCTCAGCACTAATGGAAGTACAGTGTCGTGCAAAACGTTATCCTGAAGTTCCTCTTTCAAAACTTGGACAGATTGTGAAATGCAGTACGAAAGATGGTCTAATTTGCTTGAACAAACACCAAGGCCTTGCACAGCAATGCTACGACTATGAGATTAGAACATTCTGTTGTGATGAAAACTGTAGAAATATCACAACATCTTTACTAAGTACAGCTACTACAACAGTTTCATCAACAAGCATGCACTTACCACCTAGTACAACATCAGTGGTCCAAAGTTCCTCCACAGTTACAGGAATATCCACAGACACATCAACAACAATTTCTACTGGTAGATCTTCACCAACTTTTTCAACCAGCATGCCTGGAACCCCAGTTAATACATCAACAAACCTTACTTCCAACACAAGCACAAGTTTATCAACAACAACTTCCACGATGCATTCTGTCTCACCTTCAGTTTCTTCAACAAAAAGGTTTACAGAAATGTCAACACCAAGAGTCCAGAATTCCCCCACTGGTACAAGCATACCCACAACTCCATCAACAATTACAACACCTTCACCAGCGTTCTCAACCAGCATGACATCGCCACTGACTAAGATAACTTTGGTCCAAAATTCCTCCAGCATGACAGGCATAACTACAActctaacaacaaaaacatctacAGATTCATCAATAACGTCTCCAACATCCACAACATTGAAAGCAGTCACCCTTACTCTTACCCCTGGATGTAATTGTCACTGGTCAGATTGGAACGATTTTGGGAGCCCAACAGCAGGCCCAGATGGCGGTGAAATTGTACCTATTGAAAAAATAACTGACACTTATCCTACCTTATGCTCAGCACTAATGGAAGTACAGTGTCGTGCAAAACGTTATCCTGAAGTTCCTCTTTCAAAACTTGGACAGATTGTGAAATGCAGTACGAAAGATGGTCTAATTTGCTTGAACAAACACCAAGGCCTTGCAAA TTTCTTCAACAAAAAGGTTTACAGAAATGTCAACACCAAGAGTCCAGAATTCCCCCACTGGTACAAGCATACCCACAACTCCATCAACAATTACAACACCTTCACCAGCGTTCTCAACCAGCACGACATCGCCACTGACTAA